A DNA window from Sulfitobacter noctilucicola contains the following coding sequences:
- the purS gene encoding phosphoribosylformylglycinamidine synthase subunit PurS translates to MKARVHVMLKNGVLDPQGEAVRHALGALGFDGVNGVRQGKVIELDLADGTSEADITSMCEKLLANTVIESYSVEMV, encoded by the coding sequence ATGAAAGCACGCGTGCACGTAATGTTGAAAAACGGTGTTCTGGATCCGCAGGGTGAAGCAGTTCGTCATGCCTTGGGGGCCTTGGGCTTTGATGGTGTGAACGGCGTTCGTCAGGGCAAGGTGATCGAGCTGGATCTGGCGGATGGCACATCCGAGGCTGATATCACCTCCATGTGTGAGAAGCTGCTGGCGAACACAGTGATCGAATCCTATTCGGTGGAGATGGTCTGA
- the purQ gene encoding phosphoribosylformylglycinamidine synthase subunit PurQ — protein MRAAVVVFPGSNCDRDLAVAFEAAGAQVEMVWHKDSELSQNVDIVGIPGGFSYGDYLRCGAIAAQSPIVASVKAHADRGGYVMGICNGFQVLTETGLLPGALLRNAGLKYICKTVGLRVETSNSAFTEGYNAGDVIDIPIAHHDGNYFADAETVARLQGEDRVAFRYTDNPNGAIADIAGILSENRRVLGMMPHPERAADAGHGGTDGQALFRALAGVLATA, from the coding sequence ATGCGTGCAGCAGTTGTTGTCTTTCCCGGCTCGAACTGTGACCGCGATCTTGCCGTCGCTTTTGAAGCCGCAGGCGCGCAGGTCGAGATGGTCTGGCACAAGGACAGCGAACTGTCTCAGAATGTCGACATCGTAGGTATTCCAGGCGGATTTTCCTACGGCGACTACCTGCGCTGTGGGGCTATTGCGGCGCAATCGCCGATTGTGGCGTCGGTCAAGGCTCATGCCGATCGTGGCGGTTATGTCATGGGCATCTGCAATGGCTTTCAAGTCCTGACCGAGACAGGGTTGCTGCCCGGTGCTTTGCTGCGCAACGCCGGTTTGAAGTACATCTGCAAGACCGTTGGCTTGCGGGTCGAAACATCCAACAGCGCTTTTACCGAAGGCTACAACGCTGGCGATGTGATCGACATTCCAATTGCCCACCATGATGGCAACTATTTTGCTGATGCCGAAACTGTCGCACGTCTTCAGGGCGAGGACCGCGTTGCTTTCCGCTATACCGACAACCCTAACGGGGCGATCGCCGATATTGCCGGTATCCTTTCGGAAAACCGCAGGGTGTTGGGTATGATGCCACATCCCGAACGGGCAGCTGATGCAGGGCACGGCGGGACCGACGGACAAGCGCTCTTTCGCGCATTGGCAGGGGTGCTGGCGACAGCGTGA
- a CDS encoding DUF1476 domain-containing protein, which produces MSSMKDRENAFENKFAHDAEMQFKAEARRNKLLGLWAAELMGKTGDAAADYAKEVIKSDFEEAGDEDVYRKVSGDLGAKADEATIRAKMVSLMAEAKAQLISELD; this is translated from the coding sequence ATGAGCAGTATGAAAGACCGCGAAAACGCATTCGAGAACAAATTCGCCCACGATGCAGAAATGCAGTTCAAAGCCGAAGCCCGCCGCAACAAGCTGTTGGGCCTCTGGGCTGCCGAGCTGATGGGCAAAACCGGTGATGCCGCGGCGGATTACGCCAAAGAGGTCATCAAGTCCGATTTCGAAGAAGCAGGCGACGAGGATGTCTATCGCAAGGTGTCCGGTGATCTGGGTGCCAAGGCTGACGAAGCGACGATCCGCGCGAAAATGGTCAGCCTGATGGCCGAAGCAAAAGCACAATTGATTTCAGAGCTGGATTGA
- the purC gene encoding phosphoribosylaminoimidazolesuccinocarboxamide synthase — protein MARRKKIYEGKAKVLYEGPEPGTIVQYFKDDATAFNAQKKDVIEGKGVLNNMLSEYFMSGLNQIGVPTHFIKRLNMREQLVRQCEIIPLEVIVRNYAAGTMSKRLGIDEGTQLPRPIVEYCYKDDSLGDPLVTEEHIAAFGWASQQDMEDILSLALRVNDFMSGIMMAVGIRLVDFKIEIGRVFDGDFQRLIVADEISPDSCRLWDIETGQKLDKDVFRRDLGSLTDAYTEVARRLGVMPKNSTPVTKPTLIN, from the coding sequence ATGGCCCGGCGCAAAAAGATTTACGAAGGCAAAGCGAAAGTCCTTTATGAAGGTCCCGAGCCGGGAACGATTGTCCAGTATTTCAAGGACGATGCCACTGCCTTCAACGCCCAGAAAAAGGACGTCATCGAAGGCAAGGGTGTTCTGAACAACATGCTGTCTGAGTACTTTATGTCCGGCCTGAACCAGATCGGCGTGCCGACGCATTTCATAAAACGGCTGAACATGCGCGAACAACTGGTGCGCCAGTGCGAGATCATTCCTTTGGAAGTGATCGTGCGCAACTACGCTGCGGGCACTATGTCCAAGCGGCTCGGCATTGATGAAGGTACGCAGTTGCCGCGCCCGATTGTCGAATATTGCTACAAGGACGATTCTCTGGGGGATCCGCTTGTGACCGAAGAGCATATCGCGGCATTCGGTTGGGCAAGCCAGCAGGACATGGAAGACATTCTCAGCCTTGCGCTGCGTGTCAATGACTTCATGTCCGGTATCATGATGGCCGTCGGCATCCGTTTGGTCGATTTCAAGATCGAGATCGGCCGCGTGTTTGACGGCGATTTCCAGCGCCTGATCGTGGCGGACGAGATCAGCCCCGACAGCTGTCGTCTGTGGGATATCGAGACTGGCCAGAAGCTGGACAAGGATGTGTTCCGCCGCGATCTGGGATCGCTGACGGATGCCTATACAGAAGTGGCGCGGCGGTTGGGCGTGATGCCCAAGAACTCCACGCCGGTGACCAAACCGACGCTGATCAACTGA